Genomic DNA from Niallia circulans:
TAGAATTTACAACCACAACATTATGTAATATGCGCTGTGAGCATTGTGCAGTCGGCTACACTCTTCAGCCGAAGGACCCGAATGCCTTGCCAATCGATTTGTTACTGAAAAGACTTGATGAAATACCTCATCTTCGTTCTATGAGCATAACAGGCGGTGAGCCGATGATGAGTCGCAGGTCTGTGGAAAACTATGTTGTTCCGTTATTCAAGTACGCCCACAGCAGGGGTGTGAAAACACAAATTAACTCTAACTTGACTCTTGACCTTGGCCGCTATGAGCCGATTATTCCATATTTGGATGTTCTTCATATCTCCCATAACTGGGGAACAGAAGAAGAGTTTGCAGAAAGAGGCTTTGCGATGATGGCAAGAAAGCCGTCATATGAGCATAGAAGCAAGCTTTTCCAAAACATCATCACTAACAGCCGGGCATTGGTTGAAGCTGGTGTTGTCGTATCAGCGGAAACGATGCTGAACAAGCAAACACTGCCTTACTTAGAGCATATTCACCGCCAGATTGTTGACGAAATGAAATGTCAGCGCCATGAAATTCATCCTATGTATCCTTCTGACTTCGCTTCTACGATGGAAACTTTGTCACTAGAGGAAATGCGTCAAAGTATTCATCATTTACTTGATATTAGAGACGAAAATGTATGGATGCTTTTTGGTACACTGCCGTTTTATCCGTGCAGCAGCACAAAAGAAGATCAGGAGCTTTTAAAGCGTTTATACGCAAGTAAAAACGTCACTGTCCGCAATGATCCTGACGGCCGTTCTCGATTGAATGTTAACATCTTCTCAGGAGATGTTATCGTTACAGACTTCGGTGATACGCCAGCTCTTGGTAACATTAAAACAGATAAGCTTCCGGACATCTTCCAGAAGTGGATGGCAACAGACCTTGCTGCCTCACTTAACTGCCATTGCCCAAGTGTGCAATGTCTTGGTCCAAACGTGCTTGTCAAAAACAGCTACTATCGTGATATCGACTTCACAAAAAATAAAGCGCTAATAACACGCTAAAATAAAAAGCAGCGATTATCACCAATCGCTGCTTTTTTTATTATCTCGGTTTTTCGCTTGCAAGAAACCCGAAGGAAACATGATCCTGAACAGGAATCCATGCACCAATGCCTTGGGATGTCACGTTTTTGACGACAATTGATTTTTTGCCACCCTTAAGCATTAAATACACTTCACCGTAAGTGACCTTTCCCTTTTCATTAACTGCAGGTGCATATCCGTATAAATAGCCTAGTCTTTTGGCAGGAATGTTATAAATTTGGTCCTTTTTCGTTCCAGTTCCTATCACTGTTTCAAAGGCAAGTGGCAGCCCTGAATTTTGCATTGCTTTTAGCATCATCATTTTTTTGACTTCTTCTGCATTAGGTATCTTCGCAGTCAAACCGCCCCTGATGATTTTTTGGGATTCTTGTACATAATGAATTTGAAATGGTGCTTTGCCACCTCTGTTGTCATAAAAATTCGTATTTATTTTTTGATATTCCCAGTTTGGAGCTGTTTCTGTTGATTCGTAATTTAATGGCCATTGTCCAATATAAACAATCGCTTTATAACCAATTGCAAAAGGTGTGCTGTTAACAGTTGTCTCATTAAGCATGCGAATCAAATCAGGATTTTCTATCTTCACCTTTGAGGAATTAATAAGCGTCTGTGTCAGCTCACTTGGCTGCAGCTTCGGCAAATCCTGAGAGGGATTTGGATAGGTGTTTTCCTTCGTGATATTCATAACCGAATTCGGAATAGCAACCAGCTTTGATTTTGGCATATCTTGTTTGTCCTTCGGTTTTTCTGCAAATGCTGGTGCAATACTAGGCAGTACCATAAGCAAAGCTAGTAGAATAATACCAATGCGTTTCAAATTAAAGAACTCCTTTCAAACCTAACAGTAATGTTTACTGTTATTTTTTTCGGAGTTCGCCTAGATTATGCTACTTTGGACAAACAATTTTTTTCAGATGCTATTTAATCGCCAATTTATCCATGATCCCGCAGCAGATTGGATGGAATACTTGAATGGCAGGTCCGATTCCAATCGCAATAATAACTGTTCCAACTCCAATCGGTCCATTAACCATAAAGGCAAAAATCAATGCCAAAATCTCACCAATTAGCTTGGATGCCATGATATTAAGTCCAAATCTTTCTTGCAGACTCACCATAAATTCGTCAATTGGGTTTAAAGGAAAACTAGCCTGCAAATATAGAGAAATTCCCAGTCCGATAATAACAAGTCCGCCAATTAACAGCAGCAGCTGATTCATAAACAGGAAATAATTGAAAACGTTGATAAGATGCGCCATCCAAAAATCAACAAAAAACCCAAGAATAAACACAGTGAACAATGACAGCAATGCAGGCTTTCTTCTTAGCAAAAGTGCATTAACGAAGATTAGCAGGATGCCGATAATGACAATCCAACTGCCAATTGTTAAGCCAATTAATGCCGACAAGCCAACATTCAAGGCATCCCAAGGTCCTGCTCCCAAATTTGCTTTAATGGTCAATGTCGCCCCAAATGACAAAATCAACAGTCCAACAATGTAAAAAAGGCTCCGGTAAAACAAAGCCATATGATAACTCCTCCTTTCTTTTAAGCTCGTCTTTTATACATATGCGCTAGTCCCAGAAAACTTGTACAAAAAACTTAAAATTAAATTAACTGAATATTTACATTAATCTAATTTTATATTATAATAGGCTTATCAAACAAAAGGAGGGCAGCTAATCACTTCGCTTAATACAAAAGGAGGATAGACCATTTTTGACAAAGGACAGTTTAGCATTAACCGTATCTATTAAAGAAAAGTTGGTGGTGGTCCGATGGAAGCGACTTGATTTTGTCCGAGGAAACATAAGCAAACAATAATTATACTTATTTAACCTACATCAAAACGATAAAGGTGATGCCATCTATAAAAAGCCGTCCAGCTGTAAAGAAAGCTGGACGGCTTTATGTTTTTTAAAGTACTGCTTACAGCAGGTAGAATCCCACTCCCATAATCAAGTAAGCAGCAAGCAGTGTTGCGCCTTCAAACCAGTTCGTTTCCCCATCATTTGAAATGATAATCATGAGTAAAACAGCAGATGCCATCGATACTAGCTCTGGTAAACTAAATACAAGTGACAAGTTTGTCGGGAACATAAGCGATAGCAATACGAGCAACGGTGCTACAAACATTGCTACCTGCAAGGTGGAACCAATTGCAATTTCAACAGAAATGTCCATCTTGTTTTTATATGCCATAAGGACTGCAGAAGCATGTTCTGCTGCATTCCCAACAATTGCGACGATAATTATCCCGATAAACAGCTCTGACCAGCCGAACGATTCTGCAACAATTTCAAATGTATGAACAAGATTCTCAGATATGTAGGCAACCGCCAATGTTGCAAGGGCGAGTATTAGCACACTTCTCTTTACACTCCACTCAGGCACCTCTTCATGGTGGCTTCCTGCAGCTCCACCCTCTTTGTTACTTTCTGTTTGATATACGCCTCGATGTGTAACAAGCTTAAAGAATAGTGCTGCTAAGTATAACAAAATAAGAATGATGGAAATTCCAATACTTAATGTTAATGTTTCTGATTCATTCATGGATATCGAGAATACCTCTGGAATAACAAATGCAACGATAACCGCAAACATCAGTAAGCCTGAATTATGTCTTGCATCAAACACATTATATGTTTGTACCTTGTATTTAAGGCCGCCAATAAAAAAGGACAGTCCTGCAACAAGCAGCAGGTTTCCAAGAACGGAACCTGTCAAGGAAGCCAAAACAACCTCTGTCAGTCCCTCTCTCAAGGCAAAAATCGCAATGATTAATTCGACTGCATTGCCAAATGTGGCATTCAGCAAACCGCCAATTCTTGGTCCGGCGACAATCGCCAAGCTTTCTGTCGCTCTCCCCATAAAGCTTGAGAGGGCAATGATGGTCAAACAGTATACGATAAACATGAGAATGCTCGGCCAGTGCAGCAATGAGCCAATAACAGAGATTGGAACCCCAATGAGGACTGCCAGGGCAAAAATTTTATTTATCACTTACCCCACTCCTTTTATTTTTAAGATTTAAAAGTCCCTGAATTTATTTTTCCTAAACATCGTTTTTTCAAACCTTTCTCACAGTTCACAGACCAGTATATTTCAGGTTTATCTAAACCATTCCGTAATATACCAACATTTTCTGCTTTTTTAATTAGGAATCAGGGTATATAAAATACAGATAATCCACCAATACTAACAAGGAATGGAAAGGAGTTTTTTAAATTATGAGTGAAGCATTAAAGACAAAGATACTGGAACTATTTAAAAATCAAAAAACTGGCACATTAGCGACAATACAGGATCAAAAACCATACAGCCGCTTTATGCTTTTCTTCCACGATGACCTGACACTTTATACAGCAACAAATAAAGAGACACATAAGGTTGATGACATTGGACAAGAGCCAAATGTTCATATTCTTCTTGGTGCCCAGGATGCTAACCTTGCTGGTGCATATTGTGAAATTGAGGCAACAGCCACTATTGAGGATTCAAAAGATAAAAAAGAAAAATATTGGGATGACTCGCTCAGCAAATGGCTGGGAGGTCCCGATGATCCCAATTATGTGCTATTACAATTGAAGCCACAGAAAATTCGTTATTTCGCAGACTCTGCTTCACAAGCAGAAGTGCTTGAACCGTAAAAATTTGAGCTGCCGCAAATATAAAGCGGCAGCTTTCTTTATGTAAATCGACATTTTCTTATTGCCAATTCTTCGCTCCTTACGTTACCATTATTTAGGGATACTAAATTTTTTTACAGCTATAAGGAGCAATACATAATGACTAATAAAAAGTTTGCAATACTGATCAGCATTGTCAGCATATCAGGCTTCAGCCAAGGGATGCTGCTTCCACTGATTGCTGTTATCTTTGAAGGTGACGGCCTGTCTTCAAGTTTAAATGGATTGAATGCAGTAGGCTTATATATGGGCATCCTGCTTATTTCTCCGTTTATGGAGTACCCACTCCGAAAATACGGATATAAACCAGCCATTGTTTTTGGCGGACTGCTCGTTATTATATCTTTAGCTATGTTTCCGTTATGGAAAACATTCTGGTTTTGGTTCTTTTTGCGTTTGCTTATTGGCATTGGAGATCATGCCCTCCATTTCGCAACACAAACATGGATTACAACTGTTTCCTCAGAAAAAAACAGAGGAAGGAATATTTCCTTGTATGGCGTGTTTTTTGGTATCGGATTTGCAGCTGGCCCTCTAATGACACCATTAGTGAAACTAAATGAGGCCATTCCCTTTATACTCTCATCTGTCTTATGCTTTGCCGCATGGATATTCACCTTGTTCTTGAAGAATGATTTTCCTCGGCAAACGGTCGAGACAAATTCATTTAAAGATACAATTTCTCGTTTTTCATCTGCTTTAAAATATGCATGGGCAGCTTTTCTTCCTCCATTGGCATATGGTTTTTTGGAATCGAGCTTAAATTCCAGCTTTCCTGTTTACGGACTGAGACTGGATTTTCAGCTTTCTGAAATCTCCATTCTATTAACATGCTTTTCCATTGGTGCGATTGTTTTTCAATTCCCGCTTGGAATATTAAGTGATTCTTTCGGACGAAGAAGAACTTTAATAACCATTCTTTTTGTCGGCTTTGTCTGTTTTCTTTCAGCAAGCTTTGTGGAACAAAGATTTATCGGGCTTGCAATCTGCTTGTTCATCGCTGGCATGGCAGTTGGCTCGACCTTTTCCCTTGGTGTCAGCTATATGACCGACCTAGTGCCGACAAGCTTGCTTCCGACTGGAAATTTGCTGTGCGGAATGGCATTCAGCATCGGCAGCTTAACAGGACCATATCTTGGTGGCCTGTTTATTCAATATGTTGATAATCTTAGCTATTTCCTTGTTATAAGTACAATGCTATTGCTGTTGGGCTTCATCATTTTTATTTCCGCCAAACAAAGAGGTCAGAAGCAAGCAAATACAGTCCCAAATTAAGGCAAAAGTATACCAATTGCTGTTAGTTTATGTTAGGATGAATATAACTAAATACGAATGAAAGCACAAAGTCTGATTTTCTATCAGCGTGCTTAT
This window encodes:
- a CDS encoding YfkD family protein, with the translated sequence MPKSKLVAIPNSVMNITKENTYPNPSQDLPKLQPSELTQTLINSSKVKIENPDLIRMLNETTVNSTPFAIGYKAIVYIGQWPLNYESTETAPNWEYQKINTNFYDNRGGKAPFQIHYVQESQKIIRGGLTAKIPNAEEVKKMMMLKAMQNSGLPLAFETVIGTGTKKDQIYNIPAKRLGYLYGYAPAVNEKGKVTYGEVYLMLKGGKKSIVVKNVTSQGIGAWIPVQDHVSFGFLASEKPR
- a CDS encoding pyridoxamine 5'-phosphate oxidase family protein, coding for MSEALKTKILELFKNQKTGTLATIQDQKPYSRFMLFFHDDLTLYTATNKETHKVDDIGQEPNVHILLGAQDANLAGAYCEIEATATIEDSKDKKEKYWDDSLSKWLGGPDDPNYVLLQLKPQKIRYFADSASQAEVLEP
- the cax gene encoding calcium/proton exchanger produces the protein MINKIFALAVLIGVPISVIGSLLHWPSILMFIVYCLTIIALSSFMGRATESLAIVAGPRIGGLLNATFGNAVELIIAIFALREGLTEVVLASLTGSVLGNLLLVAGLSFFIGGLKYKVQTYNVFDARHNSGLLMFAVIVAFVIPEVFSISMNESETLTLSIGISIILILLYLAALFFKLVTHRGVYQTESNKEGGAAGSHHEEVPEWSVKRSVLILALATLAVAYISENLVHTFEIVAESFGWSELFIGIIIVAIVGNAAEHASAVLMAYKNKMDISVEIAIGSTLQVAMFVAPLLVLLSLMFPTNLSLVFSLPELVSMASAVLLMIIISNDGETNWFEGATLLAAYLIMGVGFYLL
- the yfkAB gene encoding radical SAM/CxCxxxxC motif protein YfkAB, producing the protein MISQKNPIVNPKNDPWEAYMDITQHGGMTLSNIEFTTTTLCNMRCEHCAVGYTLQPKDPNALPIDLLLKRLDEIPHLRSMSITGGEPMMSRRSVENYVVPLFKYAHSRGVKTQINSNLTLDLGRYEPIIPYLDVLHISHNWGTEEEFAERGFAMMARKPSYEHRSKLFQNIITNSRALVEAGVVVSAETMLNKQTLPYLEHIHRQIVDEMKCQRHEIHPMYPSDFASTMETLSLEEMRQSIHHLLDIRDENVWMLFGTLPFYPCSSTKEDQELLKRLYASKNVTVRNDPDGRSRLNVNIFSGDVIVTDFGDTPALGNIKTDKLPDIFQKWMATDLAASLNCHCPSVQCLGPNVLVKNSYYRDIDFTKNKALITR
- a CDS encoding MFS transporter, yielding MTNKKFAILISIVSISGFSQGMLLPLIAVIFEGDGLSSSLNGLNAVGLYMGILLISPFMEYPLRKYGYKPAIVFGGLLVIISLAMFPLWKTFWFWFFLRLLIGIGDHALHFATQTWITTVSSEKNRGRNISLYGVFFGIGFAAGPLMTPLVKLNEAIPFILSSVLCFAAWIFTLFLKNDFPRQTVETNSFKDTISRFSSALKYAWAAFLPPLAYGFLESSLNSSFPVYGLRLDFQLSEISILLTCFSIGAIVFQFPLGILSDSFGRRRTLITILFVGFVCFLSASFVEQRFIGLAICLFIAGMAVGSTFSLGVSYMTDLVPTSLLPTGNLLCGMAFSIGSLTGPYLGGLFIQYVDNLSYFLVISTMLLLLGFIIFISAKQRGQKQANTVPN
- a CDS encoding YczE/YyaS/YitT family protein; the protein is MALFYRSLFYIVGLLILSFGATLTIKANLGAGPWDALNVGLSALIGLTIGSWIVIIGILLIFVNALLLRRKPALLSLFTVFILGFFVDFWMAHLINVFNYFLFMNQLLLLIGGLVIIGLGISLYLQASFPLNPIDEFMVSLQERFGLNIMASKLIGEILALIFAFMVNGPIGVGTVIIAIGIGPAIQVFHPICCGIMDKLAIK